A DNA window from Dehalococcoidia bacterium contains the following coding sequences:
- a CDS encoding type II toxin-antitoxin system RelE/ParE family toxin: MEVEFATNRLAAASLSLSEATGLFGVPVGRKYIQRLAVLRATDKFTQLFGHRALRMHPLKGDRAGQHAITLTGNYRLIVERMSEDKVRILGVEDYHGD; encoded by the coding sequence GTGGAAGTAGAGTTCGCAACGAACCGTTTGGCGGCGGCAAGCCTGAGCCTTTCCGAGGCCACGGGGCTTTTCGGCGTCCCCGTCGGGCGGAAGTATATCCAGCGGCTGGCGGTCCTGAGAGCGACGGACAAATTCACCCAGCTTTTCGGACATAGGGCGCTGCGGATGCACCCCTTGAAGGGCGACCGCGCAGGGCAGCACGCGATAACCCTTACGGGCAACTATCGGCTTATCGTCGAAAGGATGAGCGAGGACAAAGTCCGCATCCTCGGCGTGGAGGACTACCATGGCGACTAG
- a CDS encoding HigA family addiction module antitoxin, giving the protein MATRTDVYPDVAIPPGEYLTEEIKARGISQTELARRMGRPVNAINEIVNGKKAITAETALQLEAVMPEIPARFWLNLETDYQLAKALINRSAHGD; this is encoded by the coding sequence ATGGCGACTAGGACAGACGTTTACCCTGATGTTGCTATTCCTCCCGGCGAGTACCTTACGGAGGAGATCAAGGCGCGAGGCATCTCCCAGACGGAGTTGGCCCGGCGCATGGGACGGCCCGTGAACGCCATCAACGAGATTGTCAACGGAAAGAAGGCCATTACCGCCGAGACGGCCCTGCAGCTTGAAGCGGTCATGCCGGAAATCCCGGCCAGGTTCTGGCTGAACCTGGAGACCGACTACCAGCTCGCCAAGGCCCTGATTAATCGGAGTGCGCACGGCGACTAG
- a CDS encoding FAD-dependent oxidoreductase: MRVVIVGGSFGGLTSAYELRKHLGPSMCEILLISKDRRFVFIPSLPWVVMGAKTLDRISFDLEKPLGRKNIKFAHARALLVDPKVQKVITDGEEYPYDYLIVATGPRSANETVPGLGPFDGPGHSLISPADAEEARQALEAFLESPGPMVIGCAPGASCIGPAYEFAFEIDYLLRKKKLRHKVPIAFVTPEPFLGHLGMGGVGKVRQFLEGEFEERDIRYYTSVAVSKVTESSVELANGKTFESRFSLVIPPFAGVKAVADSPGLGNPKGFIPVDEHYRHKEFSNIYAVGVAVAFPPVDETPVPVNFLKTGHMTEQMAVIAARNIAAEIKGGKKVSHPLFVECILDMGDTAARIKADPVRPPRNLTKLSEGKRWLWAKRVFERYYLWRAKRGKTMSSGWGW; the protein is encoded by the coding sequence ATGCGAGTCGTCATCGTTGGAGGGTCTTTTGGCGGGTTGACCTCGGCCTACGAGTTACGGAAGCACCTTGGACCAAGTATGTGCGAGATACTCCTTATCTCCAAGGATCGGCGGTTTGTCTTCATTCCGTCTCTCCCCTGGGTCGTCATGGGGGCTAAGACCCTTGACCGGATATCCTTTGACCTAGAGAAGCCATTAGGGCGGAAGAACATCAAATTCGCCCACGCCAGGGCGTTGCTGGTCGACCCCAAAGTACAGAAAGTGATCACGGACGGAGAAGAGTACCCATACGACTATCTGATCGTAGCCACCGGTCCTCGTAGCGCCAACGAAACTGTTCCTGGCCTGGGGCCCTTTGACGGCCCGGGACACTCTCTGATATCCCCTGCAGACGCGGAAGAGGCCAGGCAGGCGCTTGAGGCTTTCCTAGAGAGCCCTGGACCGATGGTGATTGGCTGCGCGCCAGGAGCAAGTTGCATTGGCCCGGCCTACGAGTTCGCCTTCGAAATAGACTACCTGCTGCGCAAGAAGAAGCTCCGTCATAAGGTGCCAATCGCCTTTGTGACCCCAGAGCCATTTCTCGGGCACCTTGGCATGGGTGGCGTGGGCAAGGTGCGACAGTTCCTAGAGGGAGAGTTCGAGGAGCGGGACATTCGCTATTACACCTCGGTGGCTGTTTCCAAGGTAACCGAGTCCTCGGTTGAGCTGGCTAATGGAAAGACTTTTGAGTCGCGATTCTCCCTCGTCATCCCTCCATTTGCCGGCGTCAAAGCGGTGGCAGACTCGCCTGGGCTGGGTAACCCTAAAGGCTTCATCCCAGTGGACGAGCACTATCGGCACAAGGAATTTTCTAACATCTACGCCGTCGGGGTCGCTGTTGCGTTCCCTCCGGTTGATGAGACGCCGGTTCCGGTGAATTTCCTAAAGACCGGGCACATGACTGAGCAAATGGCCGTGATTGCCGCCAGGAACATCGCTGCGGAGATAAAAGGCGGCAAGAAAGTATCCCATCCCTTGTTCGTCGAGTGCATTTTGGACATGGGTGACACAGCCGCACGTATCAAAGCCGACCCTGTTCGGCCACCTCGGAACCTCACCAAACTCAGCGAAGGCAAGCGCTGGTTGTGGGCCAAGCGGGTCTTTGAGCGTTACTACCTTTGGCGAGCCAAGCGAGGGAAAACCATGTCCAGTGGGTGGGGCTGGTAA
- a CDS encoding DUF4349 domain-containing protein, with protein MKRLSLLSLMLALFVLVVSACAEGGPSGTSVAPAAPRPALAPAQSKGAATNEGPAPADAARLIVRQANISILVNDVPASASAVQDMASRFGGYVVSTNRTYAGDQPMASVTIRVTAARFDEAMVEIRKMAVRPPTENINAQDVTEEYSDLQAQLRNAEATEKQYLALLDRAQTVEDVLKVQQQLSNIRGQIERLKGRILFLDRTTTTSLISVDIRAVASAAPIVEPNWLPVETLKSALRGLVQTAQVLANIAIWLAIFSPLWVSVTVLVVWLVRRRRRAKAASAPLPPQGPAR; from the coding sequence ATGAAACGGCTGTCATTGCTCAGCCTGATGCTGGCGCTGTTCGTCCTGGTCGTCTCGGCCTGCGCAGAGGGAGGCCCAAGCGGCACCTCCGTGGCGCCCGCGGCGCCCCGGCCGGCCCTCGCGCCCGCTCAGTCAAAGGGAGCCGCTACCAACGAGGGACCCGCGCCCGCCGACGCGGCCCGCCTCATCGTGCGCCAGGCCAACATCTCCATCCTCGTCAACGACGTCCCCGCTTCCGCATCCGCCGTGCAGGATATGGCGTCGCGGTTCGGCGGGTACGTGGTCAGCACCAACCGCACCTACGCCGGCGACCAGCCGATGGCCTCCGTCACCATCCGTGTCACGGCCGCTCGCTTCGACGAGGCGATGGTCGAGATACGCAAGATGGCGGTGCGGCCTCCCACAGAGAACATCAACGCACAGGACGTGACCGAGGAATACTCGGACCTGCAGGCGCAGCTCCGCAACGCCGAGGCCACGGAAAAGCAGTATCTGGCGCTGCTGGACAGGGCACAGACCGTGGAAGACGTGCTGAAGGTGCAGCAGCAGCTCTCCAATATCCGCGGGCAGATTGAGCGGCTGAAGGGCCGCATCCTGTTCCTGGACCGCACGACCACGACGTCGCTTATCTCGGTGGACATCCGCGCCGTCGCGAGCGCCGCGCCCATCGTCGAGCCGAACTGGCTACCGGTCGAGACGCTGAAGAGCGCGCTGCGGGGACTGGTGCAGACGGCCCAGGTGCTGGCGAACATAGCCATCTGGCTGGCGATCTTCTCGCCCCTCTGGGTGTCCGTCACAGTGCTTGTCGTGTGGCTCGTCCGACGACGCCGCCGCGCCAAGGCCGCGAGCGCGCCCTTGCCGCCGCAGGGGCCCGCGCGCTAG